A segment of the Cellvibrio sp. KY-YJ-3 genome:
GACTGTTGGATTGGCGGTGGGGCGATTATTTTGGCAGGTGTGACTATTGGCAAAGGTTCGGTAATCGGTGCTGGCAGCCTGGTGAATAAAGATATTCCCGAAGGTGTAGTAACCGCAGGCAACCCTTGCAAGGTGATTAAAACGGTAACTGCCAATCAGCCCTAGCTGGAGTGGGGCGATTGTTGTCGGTAATGTTGTTTTTTAGCGGAATACATACGTTCATCAGCCAGCATCAACAAATTTTTAAGTGAATCTTTGTCGGTACTGGCAAACCCCATACTGAAGCTGATGGGAAGTGTTTCGCCTGCAATGTTCATGTGCAAATCACCACACTGTGCCTTCAGTCGCTCGGCAAAACCTTCACATACAGATTCAGTTGCCTGCTCCAGCAGCAAATAAAATTCGTCGCCGCCCACCCGCGCCACTGTGTCGTTTGCTCGCGCTGCTTTTTTAAGGGCGCGCGCTACTTCAACCAGCATTTGATCACCGTATTGGTGACCATAATGATCATTTACATATTTCAGCCCATTCACATCCACCACAAACACGCCGAAGTGGGCGGATTGATCTGTGGTCGGAAAGGCGGCAATTTTGTCGTTGTAACGGGCATTAAACAGATGACGATTAGGCAGCCCAGTAACTGAATCCAAATGGGCCAGTTGATGCAGCTGGGCATTGAGGCGGTGCTGGCGCAGCGCCGAGGAGAGCATGCTACACAACACCATAAGCGCCTCCTCTGCCAGTTTGCTGCGGTCACTGCGTGCGGTGATTAAAAACCCCTGATAATCCACCCCCTCACCACCAATCGCAAACAGGTGCGGCTAACAATCACCTCGTCACCGGCTAGCAGGCGCAATAAGGCTGGCTGACGCTGGTGAGGGTCCACACCCGCCTGCACCAACTTTTCCGCATTAACTACAACCAGCAGCAGGCCATCCACTTGAAACGGTTGGGACAGGGAACTACTGGCCGTGAGTATCGGCCGGATAAAAATCAGCGTTCGCGGCTTCTCCGGCAAACTGGGCGAAATAAACAATCGCGGGCGTGGATCACTGATGGATTCAGGCGATGAAACGACCTGCGCCATGTAGGGCTCGTAGGCCGAAATATCCTCTGTGAGCGCCCAGGTGGGGATAACCTGTATAGGGAAAAACTCTTTATCGATCAGCATTACCGTTTCAGCTGCCGGATTAGTGCCAAGATAAGCTTCGATTTTTTGCACGGAAATGGGCGACAAAATGGGCATGGAGAGCGAGCGAATAACCGAGCCATCGCTGGCGATGCGATCCAGATCCCCCATTAACTGCAGCATGGCCTGCGTCAACTGAAACGAAAAACGCTCGGTTTCATGCACCAACTCGCGCTGGTAGCTGGCAACTTGCCGCTCATAGTCGGCGAGCAATTGATAAATACACAAAATTATTAGCGGCACTGCAATGACAGCCCACACCAGCAGTAAGACTGTGCGACGAAAACTCGGAACGGCCTGCTGGGTCAAGATCGGCTCCTCAGGGGTTAGCAGTAGCTGGCGTCACCATGCGCTGGGCATTGCGAATATGACGCTCGGCCAACTGCTGCATATATTTTGCGGCGGCCTGTCCATCCAGTGCGCCTTCGCGGTGACGTAAAAAGCCTTTGCCCATCGCATCCCAAATGAAGGTCATCTCTTTATCTGCCGGCAGGGGTTTGGTTTCCGCCATGAGTTCAATGGTTTTTTTAAGGTAGCCACGTGCATTTTTCTGCGCGTGCTCAAATGCCGCCTGTTCAACGGGAATTGCGCCCATCGCCAGCCAGAAATGCTTTTGCACTGCGGTGCTTTGCAGGTAATTGGCGAGTTTAAGCAACTGCGCGCGTTTACTGCCCGTCAGGCTTTGGTTGGGGAAGGACAATACATGGGAGCTGAAGGTGGGTACCATTTTGCGCCCATCGGCGGTAGGAATAGCACTGACGCCCAGATCTTCCCCCAGAGCGGCATGAAACTCCTTGCCAATCCAGTCACCATTGATGGTGTAAGCCACTGCCCCGCTTTTAAACAGATCGACCGCACACTGGTAACTGCACCCTGGATAGGACAATTCACGTTGGCGTAGCGTTTTATAAAAATCGAGAACTCTTCCAGAATTGCGCCGAAAGAATCTTTGGCATAGGTGTAGATAATCGATAGGCCATCATTGGCCCGTGAAGGTTGCACACAGCAGAGCAGCGCTATAGCCACGAAAGCGCGAATTTTTATCGGTATCAACCGCCATTCCCCGTTTTTAAATTGCCGATGACAGCAAGAATAGACCAACCTTGCAGGATTTGATGGGCGCACGATCCATCCCAATAACCAGCCATTCGCAGCCAAGTGTATGTTTTTGCTTGCCCAATGGCGCCAATTTTTTTAAGGTGTCCCACCCCGGGCTTACCTGAACCAGCGTATACCCTCTTTGATCGACAGCGCTACACCCTGAAAGCATCACCATAATAAACGCGCGATTTTCCTGGCGATCCCGCAAATCCCTACGCCAATAACGGCATGCTTCATCGCCGATAAGTACCACGAGGAGTCTGTTTTTATGCAAATGACACTGTTTGAGCAAGCGCTCGACTTACTGATTTTTGGCATGGGCACGGTCTTTGTGTTCCTCGCCCTATTGGTTGTCGCGGTCAATATGATGTCGCGTTTTATCGATACCTACTTCCCGGAGGCGGTGGTAGAAGAAGCGCCGGCACCTAAACGCAAAACGACTTCCGACGCGATTGACCCCACTACCCTCGCCGTTATTCAGGCAGCCATTCGTCAACATCGCGACAAACAATCGCGCGGCTGATTCAGGAGTTTTTACCATGATGAACAACAATAACCCTCTGGGAATTACCGATGTAGTGCTGCGCGACGCGCACCAGTCATTGTTTGCCACCCGCCTGCGTTTGGATGACATGCTGCCGATTGCCGAAAAGCTGGACAGGGTAGGCTTTTGGTCGCTCGAATCCTGGGGCGGCGCCACCTTTGATGCCTGCATTCGTTATTTGGGTGAAGACCCTTGGGATCGCATTCGCGAACTCAAAAAAGCCATGCCCAAAACCCCGCAGCAAATGTTGCTGCGCGGCCAGAACCTGCTGGGCTATCGCCACTATGCCGACGATGTTGTTGAGAGTTTTGTGGAGCGCGCAGCGGTCAGCGGTGTCGATGTATTCCGCGTATTTGATGCGATGAACGATATGCGCAATATCGAAATTGCCATGAAAGCGGTAAAACGCCACGGCAAACATGCGCAGGGCACACTCTCTTACACCCTGAGCCCGGTACACAATCTGGATGGCTGGGTTGCCCAAGCCAAACAAATCGAAGACATGGGCGCCGACTCGATTTGTATCAAAGACATGGCCGGCCTGCTCAAACCCTACGACGGTTTTAAACTGGTCAAACGCCTCAAAGCCGAGTGCGACATTCCCATTCATATGCAGTGCCATGCCACCACCGGCTTGGCGCACGCGACTATTTTGAAGTGCGTGGAAGCGGGCATCGACAATGTGGATACCGCTATTTCCTCCATGTCCATGACCTACGGCCACAGCCCAACTGAAACTCTGGTCGCCACCCTTGAGGGCACCAATCGCGACACCGGATTGGATTTGGTACTGCTGGAAGAAATCGCCACCTACTTCCGTGAAATTCGCAAAAAATACGCGAAGTTTGAAGGCTCATTAAAAGGTGTGGATGCGCGCATCCTCATCGCCCAGGTTCCCGGTGGCATGTTGACCAATATGGAAAGCCAACTGCGCGAGCAAGGCGCCATCGACCGTTTTGATGAAGTGCTGGGCGAGATCCCGCGCGTGCGTGAAGATTTGGGCTTTATCCCGCTTGTAACCCCCACCTCGCAAATCGTTGGCACCCAAGCGGTGTTGAATGTGCTGAGCGGCGAACGCTATAAAAATATCTCCAAAGAAACTGCCGGTGTATTGCGCGGTGAATATGGCGCAACGCCCGCACCCATGAACGCCGAACTGCAGGCAAAAGTATTGCAAGACGGCGAACTGCCCATTACCTGCCGCCCGGCGGATAACCTCGCACCGGAACTGGCGCAACTGACATCGGCGCTGGAAAAAGAAGCGGCACTGCGCAATATCACCCTGAGAACCGGTGAAAACGCACTGGATGATGTACTCACCTACGCGCTCTTTCCACAGATCGGCCTGCGCTTTTTGGAGCATCGCAACAACCCAACCGCATTTGAGCCGGCACCTACTGGTAAAGAGTCATCGCTAGTGACCAATGACGCGGGTGAAGAAATTTATACCGTGGAAGTGGAAGGCAAAAAATATACGGTAAGCGTCAATAACGGGGGCGACCTGACCGGTATCAAGCCCCTGCACACGGGAACCAGTACCTCGGCCAGCAAACCGGCCGCCGATGTACAAGCGCGCCCAGTCAATGCACCTCTGGCAGGCAATATCATCAAAATTGCGGTTAATGTTGGCGATGAAGTGCAGGAAGGCGATCTATTACTGCTGCTGGAAGCCATGAAAATGGAAACCCAGATCAGTGCGCCCTGCAGCGGTACTGTCACCAGTATCGATGTCAAAACCGGCGATTCTGTCGTGGTTGGCAAAACCCTGCTTGCGATTGCGGGGGAATAATTGATGGATACCCTGTTACGACTCTGGCAATCCACCGGCATTTACCACATGCAGTCCGGTCAGATGATCATGATCGGCATTTGCCTGCTACTGCTGTTCCTCGCCATCCGCAAAGGTTTTGAGCCAATGCTGTTGGTGCCTATTGGTTTTGGCGGCCTGCTGGCCAACCTGCCTGCGGCGGGCCTCGCGTTTTCGGCGGTGGAACACGCACTGCACAACGGGACGCCCGAAATAGGTATCGTCCTGGCCCAACTTGCAGGCCTGAGCGCTGACACGGCGGATGCCGTAATCTATAAAGCGCTCAGTAACGGCAGCCCGGAACTCTACCAAACAGCACTGCACACCGCGCAGGCAGCTGGCTATAACGACGGTATGCTCTACACCTTTTACAAGGTGGCGATTGCCAGCGGTATCGCGCCACTGGTAATTTTTATCGGTGTCGGCGCCATGACCGACTTTGGCCCCCTGCTCGCCAACCCCAAAACCCTGCTACTTGGAGCTGCCGCACAGTTTGGTATTTTTGCGACAGTATTGGGGGCAATTGGATTAAGTTATTTCGGCCTGGACTTCTCTATCGCCGACGCCGCAGCCATTGGCATTATTGGTGGCGCCGATGGCCCAACGGCGATCTATGTCGCCAGCAAGTTGGCCCCTGACTTACTGGGCGCCATCGCGGTCGCGGCCTACAGTTACATGGCACTGGTACCGCTGATCCAACCTCCCATCATGCGCCTGCTCACCACCCAGGCTGAACGCGGCATTGTGATGCAGCAGCTGCGCACCGTGAGCAAACGCGAAAAAATCATTTTCCCGATTGTGATGCTGGCATTGGTCGGCCTGATTCTGCCGGATGCCACTCCGCTGCTCGGCGCTTTCTGTTTGGGCAACCTGATGCGTGAATCGGGCGTGGTGGATCGCCTGTCTGATACCGCGCAAAACGCGCTAATCAATATCACCACCATCTTCCTCGGCTTGGCAGTGGGTTCAAAACTGGCGGCGGATAAATTCCTCGATCCCAAAACCCTGGGCATTCTGGCACTGGGTATTGTGGCCTTTGGTATTGGCACTGCCGCCGGCGTGCTAATGGCCAAAGCCATGAACCTGTTCTGCAAACACAAAATCAATCCACTGATTGGCTCTGCCGGTGTCTCGGCAGTACCTATGGCAGCGCGTGTGTCCAACAAACTTGGCCTACAAGCCAACCCACAGAACTACTTGTTGATGCATGCGATGGGGCCAAATGTAGCCGGGGTTATAGGCTCAGCCATTGCAGCGGGCGTGATGATTACCATTGTGTCCAACTTGCCAGCGGGTTAATCACACAATCGCAAAACAACTGCAAAAAAACAAAAAGGGGCTGCAAACAAACGTTTGCAGCCCCTTTTTTATTGCCGTCATTGAGCCCTTTGCTAACCACTCAATCCAAAATAATATGCGGTAAAAAACGCGATGTATCTTTGGTGATCAAGGTTGCATCCTCGCGGATGCAAATTCCCGCAGCGCTGTCGCCCACTACCCAACTACCAAGCATGGCGTAGGTGTCGGCGTTGCGATATTCGTCGCGGAATTTTGGCAGTGCATGTAAGGCTTGGCGCACGTAGCGGCCGTCGGCATAGGGGCCTGCGGCGGAAATTTTTTCACCACTGCTGGTGATTAAATCCACGTTGGCACCTTCACGCGACAACAGCGGTTTACGCACCCATCCCGCACCCAGTGGCTCGCTGCTTGCCGTTTCAAAAAACGCGGGCAACAAATTGGGGTGATTGGGGTAGCGAGTCCACAGCAGCGGCAAAATACCTTTATTGGATAACAACATTTTCCACGCTGGTTCGAGCATTTGGGTGTTGGCGGCCATGATGGTTTTGGCAAAATCTTCCTGCACCATAAATTCCCAAGGGTACAACTTGAACAGGCCTTTTATCGGTTGATTATCCAAATCGACAAATTGCTCTTGCAGCTCGCCAATATCCTCCAGCGGGATATAGCGCACATCCACACCCGCTTGCGCCGCCATGTCCATTAGATAATTTACGGTGCCCAAGTCCTCCAAATTATCGCGCACGCTGGCGAAATAAAAGGGCTGGGGTAAATTAAGCTGCGCAAAAGCGGCTTCGATTTTGTCGTGTAGGGAATTGAATTGGTCGGCACTTTCCGGCAACACACCATTTTTGATTTGATCTTCCAACCAGACCCATTGGAAAAATCCGGTTTCAAATAATGATGTTGGTGTGTCGTAATTTAATTCCAACAATTTGGCGGGGCCAAAACCGTTGTAAACCAAATCCATCCGCCCATACAAATGGGGTTCGCCTTTGTTCCAGGAATTCCAGATATAACTCCAGAAATCGCGCGGGATATTCAGCAGCGTGAGCATTTCTTCGCTGCGAGTAATATCGCCCACCATATCCATCACCATCTGGTGCAACTCTTCGGTGGGCGCTTCCAAATCCTCTTCAATTTGGCGCAAGTTGAATTGGTAATACGCGGTTTCATCCCAATAGGGTTCGCCGTCAAACGTGTGAAAATTAAATCCAACTTCTTCGGCGTAAGCGCGCCAATTCGCGCGCTCGGCAACACTGATGCGTTTCATGCATTAACCACCAAAACTATTGCGTGCAGCCGCTTGCTGGCCAAAACCACCGCGACGAACTACCTGGCCGACTTGCGGTTTTACTTGCGAAGGTTTGAGGGTGATAGGGCCAATGCCTTTGGCAACCGGCGTATTGGTCGCGGTGCGGAAAGTGCCGCGGTCATCGCGCGATTTGTACAGCGGTTGTGTCGGAACTTTTGAGCCAGCACCCGCCGCTGCGGGCTGTTGCAAATTACTGCCGCCGCGATTCATCATCTGCCCCGCGAGAAAACCCATCATCATCGGCATAAATACACTGCCACCCTGTGCAGTTTGCTGCGGCGCGGTTTCACATTGGCCAGCACCAAAGTCGGTTTCACATTCTTCTTTGTTCAAATACTTGGGCGCCACTTGCGGGTGCAAGGCTTGGGCAGCAGCGTAATCCGCATTGCATTGTGTTGTGTCATTCAACCCGGCTGCACTGCACTCGCTCGGGTCGCTGAATACCATCGCCTGCTCGCTCTCCTCACCACACCCGGCGAGCAACAGGGTTGCCACAGGAACCATCAATACCAATGCGGCTTTTTTACTGCGTTTCATTACTGCTCGTTTAGTCTGTTTCATAATTTAATGGCCTGCAAAAGATTAATAAGTCATACACGCGGCGTTGATCAAACCTACAGCAATGGCACTCGCTGCCACAAAACTGCCGGTTGCTACTTCGCCTTGGTTAATGCGTTCCGGCAATTGTTTGATGGCCACACGCAGCACCACAAAGGTTAATACCTGCACCACTAGGGCGACGGCACCCCATACTGCACAATCCAGCAGCGACATAGAGTTGGTAATGGCGCTAGCCAGTGGCAGCGCA
Coding sequences within it:
- a CDS encoding DUF1190 domain-containing protein — protein: MKRSKKAALVLMVPVATLLLAGCGEESEQAMVFSDPSECSAAGLNDTTQCNADYAAAQALHPQVAPKYLNKEECETDFGAGQCETAPQQTAQGGSVFMPMMMGFLAGQMMNRGGSNLQQPAAAGAGSKVPTQPLYKSRDDRGTFRTATNTPVAKGIGPITLKPSQVKPQVGQVVRRGGFGQQAAARNSFGG
- a CDS encoding DUF350 domain-containing protein, with translation MLETTLSSLNGLPAFLAYFAMAIVLLLLFIRIYTWVTPQDELALIRANNVAAALAFGGALIGFALPLASAITNSMSLLDCAVWGAVALVVQVLTFVVLRVAIKQLPERINQGEVATGSFVAASAIAVGLINAACMTY
- the oadA gene encoding sodium-extruding oxaloacetate decarboxylase subunit alpha, with translation MMNNNNPLGITDVVLRDAHQSLFATRLRLDDMLPIAEKLDRVGFWSLESWGGATFDACIRYLGEDPWDRIRELKKAMPKTPQQMLLRGQNLLGYRHYADDVVESFVERAAVSGVDVFRVFDAMNDMRNIEIAMKAVKRHGKHAQGTLSYTLSPVHNLDGWVAQAKQIEDMGADSICIKDMAGLLKPYDGFKLVKRLKAECDIPIHMQCHATTGLAHATILKCVEAGIDNVDTAISSMSMTYGHSPTETLVATLEGTNRDTGLDLVLLEEIATYFREIRKKYAKFEGSLKGVDARILIAQVPGGMLTNMESQLREQGAIDRFDEVLGEIPRVREDLGFIPLVTPTSQIVGTQAVLNVLSGERYKNISKETAGVLRGEYGATPAPMNAELQAKVLQDGELPITCRPADNLAPELAQLTSALEKEAALRNITLRTGENALDDVLTYALFPQIGLRFLEHRNNPTAFEPAPTGKESSLVTNDAGEEIYTVEVEGKKYTVSVNNGGDLTGIKPLHTGTSTSASKPAADVQARPVNAPLAGNIIKIAVNVGDEVQEGDLLLLLEAMKMETQISAPCSGTVTSIDVKTGDSVVVGKTLLAIAGE
- a CDS encoding glutathionylspermidine synthase family protein, which produces MKRISVAERANWRAYAEEVGFNFHTFDGEPYWDETAYYQFNLRQIEEDLEAPTEELHQMVMDMVGDITRSEEMLTLLNIPRDFWSYIWNSWNKGEPHLYGRMDLVYNGFGPAKLLELNYDTPTSLFETGFFQWVWLEDQIKNGVLPESADQFNSLHDKIEAAFAQLNLPQPFYFASVRDNLEDLGTVNYLMDMAAQAGVDVRYIPLEDIGELQEQFVDLDNQPIKGLFKLYPWEFMVQEDFAKTIMAANTQMLEPAWKMLLSNKGILPLLWTRYPNHPNLLPAFFETASSEPLGAGWVRKPLLSREGANVDLITSSGEKISAAGPYADGRYVRQALHALPKFRDEYRNADTYAMLGSWVVGDSAAGICIREDATLITKDTSRFLPHIILD
- a CDS encoding GGDEF domain-containing protein, coding for MVLCSMLSSALRQHRLNAQLHQLAHLDSVTGLPNRHLFNARYNDKIAAFPTTDQSAHFGVFVVDVNGLKYVNDHYGHQYGDQMLVEVARALKKAARANDTVARVGGDEFYLLLEQATESVCEGFAERLKAQCGDLHMNIAGETLPISFSMGFASTDKDSLKNLLMLADERMYSAKKQHYRQQSPHSS
- a CDS encoding sodium ion-translocating decarboxylase subunit beta — its product is MDTLLRLWQSTGIYHMQSGQMIMIGICLLLLFLAIRKGFEPMLLVPIGFGGLLANLPAAGLAFSAVEHALHNGTPEIGIVLAQLAGLSADTADAVIYKALSNGSPELYQTALHTAQAAGYNDGMLYTFYKVAIASGIAPLVIFIGVGAMTDFGPLLANPKTLLLGAAAQFGIFATVLGAIGLSYFGLDFSIADAAAIGIIGGADGPTAIYVASKLAPDLLGAIAVAAYSYMALVPLIQPPIMRLLTTQAERGIVMQQLRTVSKREKIIFPIVMLALVGLILPDATPLLGAFCLGNLMRESGVVDRLSDTAQNALINITTIFLGLAVGSKLAADKFLDPKTLGILALGIVAFGIGTAAGVLMAKAMNLFCKHKINPLIGSAGVSAVPMAARVSNKLGLQANPQNYLLMHAMGPNVAGVIGSAIAAGVMITIVSNLPAG
- a CDS encoding extracellular solute-binding protein; the protein is MDYLHLCQRFFRRNSGRVLDFYKTLRQRELSYPGCSYQCAVDLFKSGAVAYTINGDWIGKEFHAALGEDLGVSAIPTADGRKMVPTFSSHVLSFPNQSLTGSKRAQLLKLANYLQSTAVQKHFWLAMGAIPVEQAAFEHAQKNARGYLKKTIELMAETKPLPADKEMTFIWDAMGKGFLRHREGALDGQAAAKYMQQLAERHIRNAQRMVTPATANP
- a CDS encoding OadG family protein yields the protein MQMTLFEQALDLLIFGMGTVFVFLALLVVAVNMMSRFIDTYFPEAVVEEAPAPKRKTTSDAIDPTTLAVIQAAIRQHRDKQSRG